Below is a genomic region from Spirosoma radiotolerans.
CGCTAAACTGACCACCGACAAATCTGCTATCAAGCTGGGTTTCGTTACGTATTTGTGGGGAAAGGACTGGGATTTGCCGACGCTGATCAAGAATTGTGCGGAGACAAACATCGGCGGTGTCGAACTGCGCGTTGAACACGCCCACAATGTGATGCCTGATCTGACGGCTGCCCAACGATTGGCCGTTAAAAAGCGATTCGCCGATAGCCCCGTTAAGCTTGTTGGGCTGGGTACAAACCAGCAATACGATTATGTGGACCAAAGCCAGCTGAAAGCTTCCATCGAGCGGACGAAGGAATTCATTCGGTTAAGCGCCGATGTGGGTGGAACGGGTGTGAAAGTGAAACCCAATGCGCTTCATAAAGAGGTCTCTACCGAAAAAACACTAACCCAGATTGGCGAATCCCTGAATGAGCTGGCTAAATACGGTGCGGATCTGGGCCAGCAGATCCGGCTGGAAGTACACGGGGAAGCCACGCAGGAACTACCGGCGATTAAGCAAATTATGGACGTTGCCACCCATCCCAATGCAACCATCTGCTGGAACTGCAACCCGCAGGACCTGAACGGCAACGGGTTTCAGGCTAATTTCAATTTAGTCAAATCTCGCTTTGGGGCTACCTGCCATGTCCGGGAACTGGACCGGACGGATTACCCGTATCAGGCGCTGCTGACCAACCTGGTCAACATGAATTACAAGGGCTGGGTCCTGCTGGAATGTCATACGAACCCGGCTGATAAACTAGCGTCTATGAAGGCCCAGCGAGCCGTTTTCGATCAGATGATTGGCAAAGCGTAGCCCCGCCCAGATCCTTACCGGCGAGTGGCCAGTAATTCCCGAACGCTTGTCCAGGTTATATCCGGGTATCGGTCGTTATCGAGTGGGTTGTTCTGAACGCTGAACATGCTGTGTATATACTGACTCCGTTGCCAGTTTGGATACACGTCCTGCTCGCCTTCGGGGTGAGCTGTCCGCTCACGCTGATTGTAGGCGGCCAATTCGTCGCGGCTACCCAGCCGAACAACCTCAAACGATTGGTGCATTACGTCTTCAGCAATGGGGGCCAGTTCGTTGGCGCTAATCTGAAAGCTGGCAATACGCAAAATTCGCGGGCTGGACACGTCCAGGGCGACAGCCGCCGTATAAGCCGCTGTGTTGTCCATCGTTGTGAAATCGACCCGCCAGTCGGCACTCTCCCAATAGCCAATCTGCTTCTTTTTGAAATCGAGAAACGGAATACTATAGGTCAGCAACTCGGCGAAGGCACCATTGAGAATGGACGTGGCGGCAATGCCTGCTTTCGTATCGAGATGTTGGTTGAAGGATCGGCGCAGGTCAAAATTTCGGTTATATCCAACGGGTAACTGGGTGTAATCGCTCGAAAAATCGGACGGAATAAAACGGGGCACGCCAGCTGCGAGGGCCGCATCGAGTAAAGTAGACTGCCCATCGATGATGACGTCGCCCAGGCCCTGAAGAGCGGAAACCACGCAGGATACGCCCGTACAGGCCTGCGTCAGCCCCGGCACATCTGACAAATCGGCCCGGACGATCGTTACGCCCCGTTGCTCCAGTTTTGCTACTTTGGCGGCATCCGTACCTGGGCGAACAAGCGCCCGTACATTGGCTCCCCTCTCCAGCAGGGCATTGATAATGCGTCCACCCAGATCACCCGTTGCACCCGCTATCAGAATTGTCATTGTCATATATGGTTACGTCAGTTATGTTGTCACAAAGTCTGACTAGGCCACTTCGTTGAAGTGGCCTAGCGCTACCGGGTAAGCGGTAATCCACCGGAATGGTTTAGAACGCCTGGCGGGGATTTGGGCGATGCGCTGTTTTGGTCGTACAAAACCAGCTTAGTTGCGCTTCGCCTGATACGCTCGTAAGGTTTGTTCCCGGATCAATTCTCTCCGGCCAATCCGTTCGCTGGTCAATCGGCTTTGATCCAAATAGCTTTTTAACCGGCCAACCGTTATGTGCAATTCTTGGGCCGCTTCTGAAATCGTATAGAATAAGGCCCCTTCGATTGATTTAGGCATAACTCATTGAGTTTATGACTTCCGCCCACCTGATATGAGGCAGGTAGTATACTAAGAGCTTGTGGAAAAATTTTGTTCTACAGAATGCCTCATGGCCAAAGTGAGAGGGAACAGCACCGTTGATCGGAATAACCAACAAAGCACACCCAAACGGGTTTACGCCTATAGCAGACCATTCAAAAAGGAGTTATGGCAGTAATTGGAGAATTGATTAAAAAAGCAATTGATGTATACGGCTTTGTAGCCGCAGAGACTGATCCGGCAAAGGCTCAACAAGAGGTACTGAAAAACCTGCTCACAAAAGCCAGGTTAACCGCCTTCGGTAAAAAACACACCTTCAGCGACTTGCTCAACAGTGACGATGTCATTGCTGCTTTTCAGCAGGAAGTTCCTATTCATGATTATGATAAATTGTATACGGACTGGTGGCATTATCTTCTGGAAGGCCATCAGAATGTGACCTGGCCAGGTGGGCAGCGTTATTTTGCCCTCAGCAGCGGTACCACCAGCACGAGTAAATCCATCCCGGTAACGGACGACATGATTGACTCCATTCGAAAATCCGGCATTCAGCAGGTGATGAGCCTGAAAAACTTCGACCTGCCATCCGACTTCTTTGAAAAGCAGATCATGATGCTGGGCAGTAGCGTAAACCTCATTGAAAAAGACGATCATCAGGAAGGCGAAATCAGCGGCATCAGTGCGGCCAATATTCCGGCCTGGTTCAGAGGATATTACAAACCAGGAATCGAGATCGCTTCGATGACCGATTGGGATCAGAAAGTACGGCAGATTGCCAAAGAAGCACCGACCTGGGATATTGGCAGCCTGAGCGGTATTCCGTCCTGGGTCGAAATGATGCTCAAAGAAGTCATTTCCTACAACCGGATTCAGACCATTCACGACATCTGGCCGAACTTACAGGTGTATACCACTGGGGGCGTGGCATTTGAACCCTACCGGAAAAGCCTAGAAGCCTTAATGGCCAGACCCCTGACCTACATTGATACCTACCTGACTTCGGAAGGTTACCTGGCGACTCAAAAACGACCAGATACATCGTCGATGGCGCTGATTGTCGACAATGGCATCTTCTTTGAGTTTGTCCCGTTTCTGGAGGAGAATATGGACGAGGAAGGGCGGGTAAAACAAGACGCTACCGTTCATTCGCTGGAGCAGGCCGAAGAAAATATCGATTATGTTCTCCTGATTTCGACGGTTTCGGGCACCTGGCGCTACATGATTGGTGATACGGTCATGATTACCGATAAGAAACGGGCGGAAATAAAAATTACGGGCCGAACCAAACACTTCCTGAATGTCGTGGGGGAACAACTGTCTGTTCATCAGATGAATAAGGCCATGCAGGCCATGCAGAAACGCTTCGATCTAGAGATTAAAGAGTTTGTGGTGTCGGCTATTCGCAAAAATGGCGAGTACATCAACAAGTGGTATATCGGCTCGAACAAGCTGGTCGATAATCAGGAGATGGCTGCTTCGCTGGATAATGAGTTACGCGAAACGAACAAGAATTATAACGTCGCCCGGACAAA
It encodes:
- a CDS encoding sugar phosphate isomerase/epimerase family protein, translating into MASIDRKTFLQEISLLTGAAFFAGPAFAAKLTTDKSAIKLGFVTYLWGKDWDLPTLIKNCAETNIGGVELRVEHAHNVMPDLTAAQRLAVKKRFADSPVKLVGLGTNQQYDYVDQSQLKASIERTKEFIRLSADVGGTGVKVKPNALHKEVSTEKTLTQIGESLNELAKYGADLGQQIRLEVHGEATQELPAIKQIMDVATHPNATICWNCNPQDLNGNGFQANFNLVKSRFGATCHVRELDRTDYPYQALLTNLVNMNYKGWVLLECHTNPADKLASMKAQRAVFDQMIGKA
- a CDS encoding aromatic alcohol reductase, yielding MTILIAGATGDLGGRIINALLERGANVRALVRPGTDAAKVAKLEQRGVTIVRADLSDVPGLTQACTGVSCVVSALQGLGDVIIDGQSTLLDAALAAGVPRFIPSDFSSDYTQLPVGYNRNFDLRRSFNQHLDTKAGIAATSILNGAFAELLTYSIPFLDFKKKQIGYWESADWRVDFTTMDNTAAYTAAVALDVSSPRILRIASFQISANELAPIAEDVMHQSFEVVRLGSRDELAAYNQRERTAHPEGEQDVYPNWQRSQYIHSMFSVQNNPLDNDRYPDITWTSVRELLATRR
- a CDS encoding MerR family transcriptional regulator codes for the protein MPKSIEGALFYTISEAAQELHITVGRLKSYLDQSRLTSERIGRRELIREQTLRAYQAKRN
- a CDS encoding GH3 family domain-containing protein; amino-acid sequence: MAVIGELIKKAIDVYGFVAAETDPAKAQQEVLKNLLTKARLTAFGKKHTFSDLLNSDDVIAAFQQEVPIHDYDKLYTDWWHYLLEGHQNVTWPGGQRYFALSSGTTSTSKSIPVTDDMIDSIRKSGIQQVMSLKNFDLPSDFFEKQIMMLGSSVNLIEKDDHQEGEISGISAANIPAWFRGYYKPGIEIASMTDWDQKVRQIAKEAPTWDIGSLSGIPSWVEMMLKEVISYNRIQTIHDIWPNLQVYTTGGVAFEPYRKSLEALMARPLTYIDTYLTSEGYLATQKRPDTSSMALIVDNGIFFEFVPFLEENMDEEGRVKQDATVHSLEQAEENIDYVLLISTVSGTWRYMIGDTVMITDKKRAEIKITGRTKHFLNVVGEQLSVHQMNKAMQAMQKRFDLEIKEFVVSAIRKNGEYINKWYIGSNKLVDNQEMAASLDNELRETNKNYNVARTKSLKGVEAEVVPVDHFYRWSEEHKKLGGQTKIPRVMKEEDFLDFEKYISELAG